A part of Salmo salar chromosome ssa18, Ssal_v3.1, whole genome shotgun sequence genomic DNA contains:
- the znf488 gene encoding zinc finger protein 488 yields the protein MDHSFLSRSLWTSEGKFLQHHATDLYTSVHVTRNIPAGAQFGPCILQNTFYDTIAFIALKSCDKRSKSYVFRVDPEAMRSSALVLSWLRLVQAACGREEQNTEAFLKGGQLYFRTTRDIRQEEELLVWYDQELSHLLGFTDISTRGQNEELKCATCNQVFKNEHPYLAHCRFLCAQVKYDALSREAYEHKHMEIKRQRRVTDFHNIARDLEHKRYGASEDAEISPRKWKHEETGYPRWRKPVLLEKTNISNNNNITQVTRDYHLTAPEPTGSALKLKAEKYQLKKDHVECKNSAFTEVGAAKMSLTHEKEKPMVADSETVREMSADLNANSNSSAFSFVLRSGAEEQKSAFCKPCKMTSNGSTAHPSNTLPAPLNRQEEVRDVFTSKTVLGYNNLLATNMLNGDLPRAQTLPTPVNGNAFPYAPEHWSRSIGDQLQTTSSLTILPPTFTSIGVSVQNWCAKCNLSFRMTSDLVLHMRSHHKKEFAAESQVRRRREEKLTCPICHEFFRERHHLSRHMTSHN from the exons ATGGACCATAGTTTTTTATCTCGTTCCCTCTGGACCAGTGAGGGTAAATTCCTCCAGCACCACGCGACAGACCTCTATACCAGCGTGCACGTCACTCGCAACATCCCTGCTGGGGCACAGTTCGGCCCGTGCATCCTTCAGAATACTTTCTATGACACCATCGCCTTCATAGCGCTCAAATCCTGCGACAAGAGAAGCAAATCATACGTGTTCAGG GTGGACCCCGAGGCAATGCGGAGCTCTGCTCTAGTGCTGTCTTGGCTGCGGCTGGTGCAGGCGGCGTGTGGCAGGGAGGAACAGAACACCGAAGCGTTCCTGAAGGGAGGCCAGCTGTATTTCCGGACCACCAGGGACATACGTCAGGAAGAGGAACTGTTGGTGTGGTATGACCAGGAATTGTCACATCTACTGGGCTTCACTGACATCTCAACCAGAGGACAAaatgaag AGCTTAAATGCGCAACATGTAACCAGGTCTTCAAGAATGAGCATCCTTATTTGGCCCACTGCCGCTTCCTGTGCGCGCAGGTGAAGTATGACGCGCTGAGCAGAGAGGCCTACGAACACAAACACATGGAGATAAAGCGGCAACGACGCGTCACAGACTTCCACAACATCGCCAGGGATCTGGAACATAAACGATACGGCGCCAGTGAAGACGCTGAGATTTCCCCGCGGAAATGGAAACACGAGGAGACGGGTTATCCCCGATGGAGGAAACCTGTGCTACTTGAGAAAACCAACATatcgaacaacaacaacatcacacAGGTAACCAGAGACTACCACCTCACCGCGCCAGAGCCAACTGGCTCTGCCTTGAAACTGAAGGCGGAGAAGTACCAGCTCAAAAAGGACCACGTGGAATGTAAAAATAGTGCGTTTACAGAGGTTGGAGCAGCGAAAATGAGTTTGACGCACGAGAAAGAAAAGCCAATGGTGGCTGATTCTGAGACAGTGCGGGAGATGAGCGCTGATTTAAACGCAAACAGCAACAGCAGTGCCTTTTCATTCGTTCTGCGCAGTGGAGCGGAGGAGCAGAAAAGCGCTTTCTGTAAACCCTGTAAAATGACTTCTAACGGCTCTACAGCGCACCCATCCAACACATTACCTGCTCCATTGAACCGCCAAGAGGAAGTGAGAGACGTTTTTACCTCAAAGACGGTTCTGGGATACAACAATCTATTGGCTACTAATATGTTGAATGGTGATTTACCTCGTGCACAGACCCTACCCACACCGGTTAATGGAAACGCTTTCCCGTACGCGCCAGAGCACTGGTCCAGGAGCATTGGAGACCAACTACAAACCACGTCGTCTTTAACAATTCTTCCACCAACGTTTACCTCCATTGGGGTGTCAGTGCAAAACTGGTGCGCCAAGTGTAACCTCTCCTTCCGCATGACGTCTGACCTAGTGTTACACATGCGCTCGCACCACAAGAAGGAGTTCGCGGCGGAGTCCCAGGTGAGGAGGAGGCGAGAGGAGAAACTCACCTGCCCTATCTGCCACGAGTTCTTCCGGGAACGGCACCACCTTTCACGTCACATGACATCGCACAATTAA